Proteins from a genomic interval of Mycobacterium conspicuum:
- a CDS encoding DUF732 domain-containing protein → MTSDEESAAAGPDAKTAIGPPAAEQTELLAADAAAPASAAPTAIAAPITPPPQQFQADAWSFEQPELQMPNMWPTRIRWAAATAIFMVAILALGWVVWTLAGLRKPSPAPSPPVTVTMPAPPPSTVTLTPSNTNPPPQVTMPIVLPPTTVTLPPTTVVMPPRPITPRHFSPAEDEQLLGRLRALGWDIHNPPVVVDTARTACLLLHEGHQPEEVYNIIAAETDVSMHDAMQLVASAQGAYSSCS, encoded by the coding sequence ATGACCTCCGACGAAGAGAGCGCTGCGGCTGGCCCCGACGCCAAGACTGCAATAGGCCCCCCGGCAGCCGAACAGACTGAGCTGCTAGCGGCCGACGCGGCCGCCCCAGCATCCGCAGCCCCGACCGCCATTGCCGCTCCCATCACCCCGCCGCCTCAGCAATTTCAAGCCGACGCCTGGTCCTTCGAACAACCCGAACTTCAGATGCCCAACATGTGGCCGACACGAATACGTTGGGCGGCTGCGACGGCGATATTCATGGTCGCGATCCTCGCCCTTGGTTGGGTGGTGTGGACGTTAGCCGGGTTGCGCAAACCCAGTCCGGCGCCATCGCCACCAGTAACCGTGACTATGCCGGCGCCACCTCCATCGACCGTGACACTGACGCCGTCCAACACAAATCCGCCACCGCAGGTGACGATGCCGATAGTCCTCCCGCCGACAACTGTGACGCTGCCGCCGACAACGGTTGTGATGCCCCCGAGGCCCATAACGCCGAGGCATTTCAGCCCCGCCGAAGATGAACAACTTCTCGGCAGACTACGGGCGCTGGGGTGGGACATCCACAACCCGCCGGTAGTTGTCGACACCGCTCGCACAGCGTGCTTACTGCTCCACGAAGGCCACCAGCCCGAAGAGGTCTATAACATCATCGCCGCCGAGACCGACGTGTCCATGCACGATGCGATGCAGCTGGTCGCCAGCGCCCAAGGTGCCTACTCAAGCTGCTCCTAA
- a CDS encoding ABC transporter ATP-binding protein has translation MGIGISVQGVTKSFGAARVWEDVTMDIPAGEVSGLIGPSGTGKSVFLKSLIGLLRPERGAIYVDGTDIIESSAKELYEIRRLFGVMFQDGALFGSMNLFDNTAFPLREHTKKKESEIRDIVMEKLELVGLHGDEKKFPGEISGGMKKRAGLARSLVLDPQIILCDEPDSGLDPVRTAYLCQLLIDINAQIDCTILIVTHNINVARTVPDNIGMLFRRHLVMFGPREVLLTSDEPVVGQFLNGRRIGPIGMSEEKDEATMAEEQAMVDAGQHAGGVEDIEGVPPQVVATPGMPERKAVRRRRARVREMLHTLPADAQKAIREDLEGADRRR, from the coding sequence GTGGGCATCGGAATTTCAGTCCAGGGGGTGACCAAGTCCTTCGGGGCCGCGCGAGTCTGGGAAGACGTCACGATGGATATTCCCGCTGGCGAGGTGAGCGGGCTGATCGGCCCGTCGGGAACCGGCAAGTCGGTGTTCTTGAAGTCGCTGATCGGGCTGCTGCGCCCGGAGCGCGGCGCGATCTATGTCGACGGCACCGACATCATCGAGAGCTCGGCCAAGGAACTCTACGAGATCCGCAGGCTGTTCGGCGTCATGTTCCAAGACGGCGCGCTGTTCGGCTCGATGAATCTCTTCGACAACACCGCGTTCCCGTTGCGCGAACACACCAAAAAGAAGGAATCCGAGATCCGTGACATCGTCATGGAGAAGCTCGAGCTGGTGGGCTTGCACGGGGACGAGAAGAAATTCCCCGGTGAGATCTCCGGCGGAATGAAAAAGCGCGCCGGGCTGGCCCGCTCCCTGGTACTCGATCCGCAGATCATCCTGTGCGACGAGCCCGATTCCGGCCTGGACCCGGTTCGCACGGCGTACCTGTGCCAGCTGCTCATCGACATCAACGCGCAGATCGACTGCACGATCCTGATCGTGACGCACAACATCAACGTCGCCCGCACCGTGCCGGACAACATCGGCATGCTGTTCCGCAGGCACCTGGTGATGTTCGGCCCGCGCGAAGTCCTGCTGACCAGCGACGAACCGGTGGTGGGGCAGTTCCTCAACGGCCGTCGCATCGGCCCGATCGGCATGTCCGAGGAGAAGGACGAGGCGACGATGGCCGAAGAGCAGGCCATGGTCGACGCCGGTCAGCACGCCGGTGGCGTGGAGGACATCGAAGGTGTGCCGCCCCAGGTCGTCGCCACACCCGGGATGCCGGAGCGCAAGGCCGTGCGGCGCCGACGGGCCAGGGTGCGGGAAATGCTGCACACGCTGCCGGCGGATGCCCAAAAGGCCATCCGCGAGGATCTTGAGGGCGCCGACCGACGGCGTTGA
- the lipL gene encoding esterase/beta-lactamase LipL — protein sequence MTQAAVLDSDNGLPEHVHGAADPRFSCALQTFASLFPGPRFGGGALAVYVDGERVVDVWTGWSDRHGEQRWAADTGAMVFSASKGVASTVLHRLVDRGLLDYDAPVAQYWPEFGANGKASITVRNMLRHRAGLSHLKGVKKEELLDHRLMEERIAAAPVEHRLVGRAAYHAITYGWLASGLARAITGKGMRELFRTEVARPLDTDGLYLGRPPKDAPTKAAQIMFPQNTRANPLIDRLAPRLAELPVAGGLGAIYVPGLTSLIQGDIPFLDGEIPSVNAVVTARGLAKMYGALANSGRIDGSQFLSTELADGLLGKISLRPDLNMVLPMSFHLGYHGSPVPGLLRGYGHAGLGGTIGWADPATKSAFAFVHNRLVTPIVIDQILFVPLILPLRRAITAAHTRGCHAVPQFGAGYAEPSTQSAKKR from the coding sequence GTGACACAGGCAGCCGTTCTGGATAGCGATAACGGCTTGCCAGAGCACGTCCACGGCGCCGCCGACCCTCGTTTCTCATGCGCCTTGCAGACCTTCGCCAGCCTGTTTCCCGGTCCTCGTTTCGGCGGCGGCGCCCTTGCGGTTTACGTCGACGGTGAACGGGTCGTGGACGTTTGGACCGGATGGTCGGATCGCCACGGTGAGCAGCGTTGGGCGGCCGATACCGGCGCGATGGTCTTCTCCGCAAGCAAGGGGGTGGCCTCCACCGTCCTGCACCGGCTGGTCGACCGTGGGCTGCTGGACTACGACGCGCCGGTCGCACAGTATTGGCCGGAGTTCGGGGCTAACGGCAAGGCCTCCATCACCGTGCGCAACATGTTGCGGCATCGGGCCGGACTGTCACACCTCAAGGGCGTCAAAAAGGAAGAGCTCCTCGATCACCGCTTGATGGAGGAACGGATCGCGGCCGCACCCGTCGAACACCGTCTGGTGGGGCGTGCGGCCTACCACGCCATCACCTATGGGTGGCTCGCCTCGGGCCTGGCCCGAGCGATTACCGGCAAGGGAATGCGGGAGTTATTCCGTACCGAGGTCGCTCGGCCGCTCGACACCGACGGTCTGTATCTCGGACGGCCTCCCAAGGACGCGCCTACCAAGGCTGCACAGATCATGTTTCCGCAAAACACGCGGGCCAATCCGCTGATCGACCGCCTCGCGCCCAGGCTCGCCGAGCTGCCGGTGGCGGGCGGGCTGGGCGCAATCTACGTGCCGGGCCTCACCTCGCTCATCCAAGGAGACATCCCATTTCTCGACGGCGAAATCCCGTCGGTCAATGCGGTGGTCACCGCGCGAGGATTGGCGAAGATGTATGGCGCACTTGCCAATAGCGGCCGCATCGACGGATCACAGTTTCTCTCAACGGAATTGGCGGATGGTCTGCTGGGCAAGATCAGTTTGCGGCCCGACCTCAACATGGTCCTCCCGATGTCGTTTCACCTCGGTTACCACGGATCGCCGGTGCCCGGGCTGTTGCGCGGATATGGCCATGCCGGCCTGGGCGGGACTATCGGCTGGGCCGATCCGGCCACTAAGAGCGCGTTCGCCTTCGTGCACAATCGGCTCGTCACGCCGATCGTGATAGACCAGATCCTGTTTGTGCCGCTGATCTTGCCGCTGCGGCGCGCCATCACGGCCGCCCACACGCGTGGGTGCCACGCGGTGCCGCAGTTCGGGGCGGGTTATGCAGAACCCAGCACCCAAAGCGCCAAAAAGCGCTAA
- a CDS encoding antitoxin, with amino-acid sequence MRTTVTLDDDTLVVVRRLMRERRISFKQALNDAIRQGARQRRASTVFQTRTADLGVPSVKLDRALQLAGELEDEELIRRQRRRA; translated from the coding sequence ATGCGCACCACGGTGACACTGGACGATGACACGCTCGTGGTTGTCCGGCGGCTGATGCGTGAACGCCGCATCTCGTTCAAACAGGCTCTCAATGACGCCATCCGGCAAGGCGCACGGCAGCGCCGGGCCAGTACGGTCTTCCAAACGCGCACAGCCGATTTGGGTGTTCCGTCGGTCAAGCTGGACCGGGCGCTGCAGCTCGCCGGCGAACTCGAAGACGAAGAATTAATCCGGCGACAGCGCCGCCGCGCATGA
- a CDS encoding type II toxin-antitoxin system VapC family toxin, producing MRIVDANVLLYAVNTAADHHETSRRWLDGALSGGDTVGLAWVPLLAFVKLTTRHGLFPSPLTADAAMAQVLDWCSAPGAVIVTPTPRHGDVLSALLAQVGAGGNLVNDAHLAALAIEHRARIVSYDSDFGRFDGLRWETPDSLVD from the coding sequence ATGAGAATCGTCGACGCCAATGTCCTGTTGTACGCCGTCAACACGGCCGCCGACCACCACGAGACCTCACGCCGCTGGCTCGACGGTGCGCTGTCCGGCGGTGACACCGTCGGACTGGCCTGGGTGCCGCTACTCGCATTCGTGAAGTTGACGACTCGGCATGGGCTTTTCCCTTCGCCCCTGACTGCCGACGCGGCAATGGCTCAAGTACTCGACTGGTGTAGCGCACCAGGCGCCGTCATCGTGACGCCGACCCCGCGTCACGGCGACGTGCTGTCCGCGTTGCTGGCACAGGTCGGCGCGGGAGGAAATCTCGTCAACGACGCCCACCTTGCCGCCTTGGCGATCGAGCACCGCGCCCGAATAGTGAGTTACGACAGTGACTTTGGACGATTCGACGGTCTGCGGTGGGAAACACCGGACTCACTGGTGGATTGA
- a CDS encoding TetR/AcrR family transcriptional regulator: MESKLRQRTVGRLDRSRDPAILNAALAALTEHGYDAANMDDIAARAGVGKAAIYRRWSSKAALITDVLVYWRPDLRTTDTPDTGSLAGDIEALIEGVARNDNELVTNDLVLRVALEAIHDPQLAEALDELMLLKGTHKMSAILTRAAARGEIAADRDWSLVADVLMAMSLHRALNGQTVDADFIRRVIDTLVLPALARPV; this comes from the coding sequence ATGGAATCGAAGCTTCGCCAACGCACGGTTGGCCGGCTGGACCGGTCCCGTGATCCCGCGATTCTCAACGCCGCCCTTGCCGCACTGACCGAGCACGGGTACGACGCCGCGAACATGGACGACATCGCCGCGCGCGCCGGCGTCGGCAAGGCCGCGATCTACCGGCGGTGGTCGTCGAAAGCGGCGTTGATCACCGATGTTCTCGTGTACTGGCGGCCCGATCTGCGGACCACCGACACGCCCGACACCGGCAGTTTGGCCGGCGACATCGAGGCCCTGATCGAGGGCGTCGCACGCAATGACAACGAGTTGGTCACCAACGACCTGGTGCTCCGCGTCGCCCTGGAAGCCATCCACGATCCCCAGCTCGCCGAGGCCCTCGATGAGCTGATGCTGCTCAAGGGCACGCACAAAATGTCAGCTATTCTGACCCGCGCCGCGGCCCGCGGTGAAATCGCCGCCGACCGCGACTGGTCGCTGGTCGCCGACGTACTCATGGCGATGAGCCTGCATCGAGCGCTCAACGGACAAACCGTCGACGCGGATTTCATACGACGTGTCATCGACACCCTTGTTCTTCCCGCGCTGGCCCGCCCGGTTTGA
- a CDS encoding MMPL/RND family transporter encodes MSNGPAPRSRIARLIRVLALPIILLWLFVALGTTLFTPELGEVAGKHSVPMTPKDAAAFKDMMNIGHKFQEFDTDSSVMVVLEGDDKLGDSAHEFYNKIVAKLKASKHVQNLQDFWSDPLTAAGSQSPDGKAAYVQVFLDGAQGTTPAHKSVAEVRKIVKSVPPPPGVKAYVAGNTALNTDTLIAAHNSMDLMTLITIGVIFVMLLLIYRSLKNAILALILVRFELYAAEGIVATAGNLDIIGLTPYAVSMVTMLTIATGTDYFIFLLGRYHEARSRGEDREQAYYSAYNGVLHVILGSGLTIVGACLCLTATKLPYFQTMGVPCAIALVVTMLAGLTLAPALLAVASKFGFFDPKRQVSERGWRKVGTVVTRWPKPIIVVASFIAVIGFVSLTTYVPTYNDRKFTPPDIAANVAQTAAERHFSPARMNPELLMVEADHDLRDPADMLVIDRIAKSVFHERGIGRIQTITRPLGAPIEHSSLPFVIAMNSSSTLQTAKFMNDSMASMLEQADEMGRTISVMQHMYGVMKELTDTTHQMTRDMHILQADIEGVRQHVADFEDTWRPMRAYFYWEKHCFDIPVCWSLRSIFDTLDDIDLMADDIGKTVKDVDKLDTLMPQVLADLPKTIESMQRMRDYMLATHSSMAGIQRHMQENAEGSTMMGNYFDQAKNDDSFYLPPEVFQNPDFKRGLKMFVSPDGKAVRFIITHQGDPASVDGIRHVQGIKQAVADAIKGTPLENAKVSLAGTASMYSDMQDGVVIDLTIAGIATLILIFSIMLLITRSLVAALVIVGTVLASLGTACGLSVLLWQDILGVGLQWIVLPLTVIILLAVGSDYNLLLVSRLKEEIPAGLNTGIIRGMGASGRVVTAAGLIFAATMASMIVSDLVVIGQFGTAIGMGLLVDTFIVRAFMTPAIAAALGRWFWWPLDTFGMMKNARKSESDTAPIRELARV; translated from the coding sequence ATGAGTAATGGTCCCGCCCCTCGTTCCCGCATCGCGCGCCTGATCCGGGTCCTGGCGCTGCCGATCATCCTGCTCTGGCTTTTCGTCGCGCTCGGCACCACGCTGTTCACCCCCGAACTCGGCGAGGTCGCGGGCAAGCACTCGGTGCCCATGACGCCGAAAGATGCCGCAGCGTTCAAGGACATGATGAACATCGGCCACAAGTTCCAGGAGTTCGACACCGACTCCTCGGTGATGGTCGTGTTGGAAGGCGACGACAAGCTCGGCGACAGTGCGCACGAGTTCTACAACAAGATCGTCGCCAAGCTCAAGGCCAGCAAGCATGTCCAGAACCTGCAGGATTTCTGGAGCGACCCGCTGACCGCCGCCGGCTCGCAAAGCCCGGACGGTAAAGCCGCCTACGTGCAGGTCTTCCTCGACGGTGCGCAGGGCACCACCCCCGCCCACAAGTCCGTCGCCGAGGTGCGCAAGATCGTCAAAAGCGTGCCGCCGCCGCCGGGTGTCAAGGCCTACGTGGCCGGCAACACCGCGCTCAACACCGACACCCTGATCGCCGCACACAACAGCATGGACTTGATGACGCTGATCACGATCGGCGTCATCTTCGTGATGCTGCTTCTCATCTACCGCTCACTCAAGAACGCGATCCTCGCGTTGATCCTGGTCCGCTTCGAGCTATATGCCGCAGAGGGCATCGTGGCCACCGCCGGCAATCTGGACATCATCGGCCTGACCCCGTACGCCGTCAGCATGGTCACGATGCTCACCATCGCTACGGGCACCGACTATTTCATTTTCCTGTTGGGTCGCTACCACGAAGCACGATCTCGCGGCGAGGATCGAGAACAGGCGTACTACAGCGCCTACAACGGCGTGCTGCACGTCATCCTGGGGTCGGGGCTGACGATCGTGGGCGCCTGCCTGTGCCTGACCGCGACCAAGCTGCCGTACTTCCAGACCATGGGGGTACCGTGCGCGATCGCCCTGGTGGTGACGATGCTGGCGGGCCTGACGTTGGCGCCGGCGTTGCTCGCGGTCGCGTCCAAGTTCGGCTTCTTCGATCCGAAACGTCAAGTGTCGGAACGGGGCTGGCGCAAAGTCGGCACTGTCGTGACGAGGTGGCCGAAACCGATCATCGTCGTGGCGTCCTTTATCGCCGTGATCGGTTTCGTCAGTCTGACGACCTACGTCCCTACCTACAACGACAGAAAGTTCACCCCGCCGGACATCGCGGCAAACGTCGCTCAGACGGCGGCGGAGCGGCATTTCAGCCCGGCGCGCATGAACCCGGAATTGCTGATGGTCGAAGCCGACCATGATCTGCGCGATCCGGCGGACATGTTGGTTATCGACAGGATTGCCAAGAGCGTCTTTCACGAGCGCGGCATCGGTCGGATCCAGACGATCACCCGGCCCCTCGGGGCGCCGATCGAGCACAGTTCGCTGCCCTTCGTGATCGCCATGAACAGTTCGAGCACCCTGCAGACGGCGAAATTCATGAACGACAGCATGGCGTCGATGCTCGAGCAGGCCGACGAGATGGGCCGAACGATCTCGGTCATGCAGCATATGTATGGCGTCATGAAGGAACTCACCGACACCACCCACCAGATGACCCGCGACATGCACATCCTGCAGGCTGACATCGAGGGGGTGCGCCAACACGTGGCCGATTTCGAAGACACCTGGCGCCCGATGCGCGCCTATTTCTATTGGGAGAAGCACTGTTTCGACATCCCGGTGTGCTGGTCGCTGCGATCGATCTTCGACACGCTCGACGACATCGATCTCATGGCCGACGACATCGGGAAGACGGTCAAAGACGTCGACAAACTCGACACCCTCATGCCGCAAGTGTTGGCCGATCTACCCAAAACCATCGAGTCGATGCAAAGAATGCGCGATTACATGCTGGCTACCCACAGCTCCATGGCCGGTATTCAGCGCCACATGCAAGAGAATGCCGAAGGCTCAACGATGATGGGAAACTACTTCGACCAAGCCAAGAACGACGACAGCTTCTACCTGCCGCCGGAGGTTTTCCAAAACCCCGACTTCAAACGCGGACTGAAAATGTTTGTCTCGCCCGACGGTAAAGCCGTCCGGTTCATCATCACCCATCAGGGCGACCCCGCCTCCGTGGACGGCATCCGCCATGTCCAGGGCATCAAGCAGGCCGTCGCCGACGCGATCAAGGGAACTCCCCTGGAAAACGCGAAGGTGTCGCTGGCCGGCACCGCCTCGATGTACAGCGACATGCAAGACGGGGTCGTGATCGACCTGACGATTGCCGGCATCGCGACACTGATCCTGATCTTCTCGATCATGCTGCTGATCACTCGCAGCTTGGTTGCCGCCCTGGTGATCGTCGGCACCGTGCTCGCGTCGCTGGGCACCGCATGTGGTCTGTCCGTACTGCTTTGGCAAGACATCCTCGGGGTGGGCCTGCAATGGATCGTGCTCCCGCTGACGGTCATCATCCTGCTGGCCGTCGGGTCCGACTACAACCTGCTGCTGGTTTCCCGGCTGAAGGAGGAGATCCCGGCGGGCCTCAACACCGGGATCATCCGGGGCATGGGGGCATCCGGCCGGGTGGTGACCGCCGCGGGCCTGATATTCGCCGCGACCATGGCGTCGATGATCGTCAGCGACCTGGTGGTCATCGGGCAGTTCGGCACCGCGATCGGGATGGGTCTCCTCGTCGACACGTTCATCGTGCGGGCCTTCATGACGCCGGCGATCGCGGCCGCGCTGGGCCGCTGGTTCTGGTGGCCGCTGGACACCTTCGGCATGATGAAGAACGCGCGAAAGTCGGAGAGCGACACCGCGCCGATCCGGGAGCTGGCACGGGTGTAG
- a CDS encoding MmpS family transport accessory protein produces the protein MYRLIKKAWIPLLLVVVIALGGYVVLRVRASFGADTAIARGDMNADTKPFNPKHITYEVTAPSSGPSGGQVSVNYLDENGQPHLVENASLPWSYTIVTTLPSMSANIVAQGDTSVQHIRCRVIVDGQVRDERTINEYQPFIYCLVKSV, from the coding sequence GTGTATCGACTGATCAAGAAGGCGTGGATACCGCTACTTCTTGTCGTCGTCATCGCGCTCGGCGGATATGTCGTGCTGCGGGTCCGCGCCAGCTTCGGCGCCGACACCGCCATCGCGAGAGGCGATATGAACGCTGACACGAAGCCCTTCAACCCGAAGCACATCACCTACGAGGTGACGGCACCCTCGAGTGGCCCCTCGGGCGGTCAAGTCAGCGTCAACTACCTGGACGAAAATGGGCAGCCCCATCTGGTCGAAAATGCCTCGCTGCCATGGTCTTACACGATCGTGACGACCCTGCCGTCGATGTCGGCCAACATCGTTGCCCAGGGTGACACCAGCGTCCAACACATTCGATGCCGGGTCATCGTCGACGGGCAAGTCCGCGACGAGCGCACCATCAACGAATACCAACCTTTCATCTACTGCTTGGTGAAATCCGTATGA